ACTCGCTAAAGAAACGGCCCGGGCGATGCGGGCCGGCATTCCTGGCTGTTCTGGTGGTGGGCTGGCTTTTGGCCGTCCCTAACTCGGCCTCGTTTGGAGTAGCACCTCCTCTCGAATCACCGTTCGGCAACGTGACGGTCAACCAACCAGTCGCGGTCGCGGTCTCGCTCGGCAGGGCACTCGTGACCCAACATTGTTCAACACAAGTTCTGTCGATTAGCGGCACGCAGAGTTCTGCGACCGCAAGCGTGTTCGCGACGCTTCCCGCCCAGGGGCCTGCTACTTGCGAGGATTATATCGCCATCGTGCCCGCACAGCCGAACATCCAGACCGTCGCGGGATTCCCGACCCCATTTTTCAACGGGTTCACGTCAAATGACGTATACGTCACCCAGGGCCCGAACATTACCAAGATCTCGTTTGACGGTTCAACCGTTACCGCCTTTGCGACCCTTCCTTCCTGCGCAGCTTCAGGCAACGGCATCACCATCGACCGTCAGGGCACGTTTGGCCACAATTTGATCGTCACATGTGCAAACGGCCCGGTGTGGCTCCTGAACGGGAGCGGTCAGACCGTGAAGGTAGATGGTGCTCCAACCCGTAGGCCCATCGCGACAGTACCAATCACCACGGGCCAGATCGTCGAGGGGCCGGACGTTGCGCCTTTATCATTTGGTTCGTTTGGGGGTCAGCTTCTCGTCACCGTATCCCCGATCGTTCCTTCGGTACCGCCGACGGGCAATGTCGTCGCCGTCAATCCTTCCAACGGGAAGGTCTCGGCAGTTGCCCCCCTGCCCACTGCCGAATCAGTCGCCCTCATTCCGACAACGAAATGCACCTTCGGTCTCTCATCGGCCACCTATTTCACCGCCGCTTTCGGGACCAACACCGTCGATTTCCTGCCCTTGATAGATCCGAACACCGGCATGAGCGTGTTCGCCGGGCTGGGCGGGACGAACGCCCTGGTCACCAGCGAGGGCAGTGCAAACGGCGCGGGGATCACGCTGCTCACGTCCACCGGGGGCACGTCGACCTTCGAATCTTTCGTCACCGAGCATCAAGGTTCGGCCTTCGTCGACTGCACCGCTCCGTTGCTCCTACAAGCTTTTCGGACCGAAGCCTCCCTCAGCATTGGCCCGGGCGCAGTCGGAGTGAGCAGCGTTTTCATCCTCCAAGAACCGAACTTCAACCCGTTGGCTATATGCGTGGGCACCACCACGGCAGACGGGAGTCAGCCGTGTCTCTCGCACGTGCCGACGTATGGCATCACGGGGACAGAGCAAAGCTTCAAAGAGTGCGGAAAAAGCCTCGTCTCGTCGGGCTCGGGTCCGGCTCTGGAGTGTAAGTTCTTCAAGAACCTGGAGTCAGCCCAAGCGATTAATAAGTTTACCGGCACGTTGATCATCAAGGTCAAGACTCAGGGCCCCACCGGCGATGACGCAGAAGGGGGCACGTAAGGAGTCACGCAGGCCGTCCCTGACGGACTCCACGCCCCAGTGTAGGACGCCTTGACCCGTCTCCGTGATTGGGCGGTGTGTGAAAATCGCGCCGTGGATCAGCCCGGTGAGCGCGGCCTGGTGATGATCACCCTCCTGGTGACGATACTTATCGTCACCATCGTCAGTGTGTCGCTGATCGGTTTGATGAACGCGGATATGACCCACGCGTCCATCCAGTACGCGGTGAGCCGCAGCTTCTACATCGCTCAGGCCGGCCTCGAAGAAGCCAAGGTGCAGGTTTCGGCAGCGGCCGATCCAGGGGCCTACGCGACGCCGGCCGAAGGCGTGACGGAGACGTATGGGGGCGGCCAGTTCACGTATTGGGTCGATACCGATACCGGGCCAAAGACGGCGTGCGGATCAGGGCTCAAGACGCTGGAGGCCGTCGGACAGGTCGCGTATCTCAGTAGGACGCTCTCTACGCGGGTCCGTGCCTGTGGCGTGGCCGGGGTGCCCTTCTTGACGGCACTCTTCGGGGTGTCCCGGATCGAGTTTCAAGGGGCGGCGACCCGAGTGTACCTTGCGCCGTATCTCGTCGGCTCGCCCGGGGGAGGGGGAACCCTGGGATCCTTCACGGAGATCAATTTCGCCGACAACGGGGTCCGACTGAATACCGTGAGCGACGTGGCCAGCGATGCCGTGACGTTACGAGACGGGAGATTTCTTGACTATATGCTGTTCGGGTTCGCAACCGCGCCGAGCTACGATCCCACCCCCACGGCCGATCCGGCTCCGTGGATCTTGGGGGCGTTCGGGGACATCGTCAAGGCTCGACCGGCGACCGGGCCGGCCGTGAACGCGTGCGGGACTCCCTACGCCTGCGTGACCGTGGGACAAAGTCTGTCCGATGTCAAACGGATATCCGACCTCCGCGACGCGAACTATCTTCCTCATGTGTACATGAACAGCATGCGCGAGGAAGCGTTGCCGCGCCTCGGCCTCAATCCCGAGACGTTTTGGACCCAGGCCGCGCACAATACGGCCAACGAGGCCATGAACAAGATGCTGGGGTTCCCGCAAAAGGATTCTGTCTATGAACTCAAACAGTTCTATCAGATCGCCGCGTACCTCGCGGCATATCCGGGGAAATCCCTGCAAGGCACCGTATACGTCACAGGATCGGTTCGGTTCACCCGAAGCGTGGACCTGGGTAACGTCACGCTTGCCGTAGGGGGCGATCTGATCATCGCGGACAACGCGACGGTCGCGATCCGGCACGACCTCTCCGACGTGTCAGGTCGCCGGATGCCCGGGATCGTGGTGTTCGGGTTCGCTGCCCCCGCCGGAAGATCGACGAACGAATGTGAGGGCGAGCACGCAAACGGGTCCGGGCGCATCCTGGTGTGCGAGGGAAGCACGCTGGTCGTGGATGGCCTGGTCTACACGCAGGATGGGATGGCGATCCATCCGCAGGCGTCTGTGGATCAGGTTGGGGCCATGTATCACGATAATCGGGGGACGGCGAACCCCAGCTTCTCCGCTCAGAACGCGACCGTCGTGCTCCGATTTGACCCGCTCGCGCTCAGCGCCTTCGGAAGCGGTATGACCATCCTCTCCTGGCAGCAACTCCGCTAGCCGCCGCCGAAGACGGCGAGGGCTGTTATGCCCTGACCGACGTGCCCTTGACGTCGAGGACGGACTTCTCCGCGTGTCGAACTCGCTGGCAGAGGGCGTGCATGATCTTGTGGACAAGCGATGCCGTCCGGTCCAGCAACTGCCAGAATTCCCGGTGCCCGAGGACCAGCAGCCGGATCGGGGTGCTCGCTTCGACCGTGGCCGAACGGGGCTCCCCGTCCAGCAGGCTCATTTCGCCAAAGAAATCCCCCGCCCGCAACGAGGCCGTGCGGCCGGGTTGGGTGGTCACCCGCGCCTCTCCTTCGACGATAATGAACAGCTCGTGGCCGGCCTCGCCGATCGTGGCGAGCCGTGTTCCCGCCGGCGCCTCAACCTCATCCACCAGGCCGGCGATCTGACTGAACTCCCTCTTCGACAACCCCGCGAAGAGCGGAACCTTCTCTATCAGCGCAACCTTAAACCGAGTGCGAATCGCGTGGCTGGCCTTCGTGTGCCGCCACTTGGCATACCCCGACAACATCTCCCACCCCCCGCCGAGCCCTGCAGCGTCGAACCCGTTCCCCCGTTGACACTAGCATCGGAACGTTATGACTATGTTAAACAGGCATGCCGCGTTGTCGGCGGAAAAAGGACATTCGTGACTGCGCTGGTATTCAGTGGCAGCGGAGGGCGACCGAGCCGTGGATCATCGGCACAAGGTCTCGTCTTCACCGGAACCCGTTGACGCGCTCCTGCGCTGTGTGCCGTTCTTCACCGATCTCGATCGTGTGGACATTGCACGGCTGATTGGTGGGCTGGAACGGGTTCACGTCCCCGCCGGTACCGTGATCTTCTCCGAAGGGGCACGGGCCGATGCGCTCTATTTGCTGGAACGCGGTAAGGTCAACATCACCGTCAGGACGGCGGACGGCGACAGATCCGTGGCGGTCCTCGAGGCGCCGCAGCACTTTGGTGATCTCGGCCTGCTCATCGCGCGCCGGACCGCCTCCGCCAGAGCCATCACCGACGTCGATGCCTGGCGTCTACCGCGCGAGCGATTGGAACAGGTGGTCCGTGAGCGCCCAGCGATCGGCTTGGCGATGGCCGCATCCCTCGCGACATTGATCGACGAACGATCGCGAGAGCGCGTGGGGGCCACCCGGTCGTCCGCCATCGAGGGCGACGCGGCCATCAACATCCCCCATCCTGCACGTTCCGTCAGATGGCGGGCGATGGGAGTCGTAGCGGCCCTCGCCCTTCCCCTTGCGTTGTGGTCGATCCCCCCGGTCGGCGGGCTCACCTCCAAGGGATGGCACGTCGGCGTCATCGTTCTTGGTGCCGGCGCGGCGTGGCTGTGTCAGCCAGTGCCCGATTTCGTGGTGGCCCTCGGGATGGCGGCGGCCTGGGGGATCACCGGCCTCGTGCCCGTGTCGATGGCCTTTTCCGGGTTCGCGAGCCCCACGTGGGTCCTGGCCCTCGGGGCGGTTGGACTGGCGGCGGCCATGGCTCGCTCGGGTTTGCTCTTCAGGCTCGCGCTCCTACTCTTGAGATTCGTGCCGGCGACTCACGCAGGTCAGATCTGTGCCCTTCTCACCGGAGGCGTGCTCACGACACCCATTGTGCCCATGGCCACTGCGCGGATCGCTACAACGGGGGGCCTGGCGCAGGAACTCGCCCAAGGATTAGGATACTCCGGTCGGACCCAGGAGAGCGCCGCGCTCGCCTTTGCAGGGCTCATCGGCTATGCATCGTTCAGCAGCGTGTTCCTCACCGGATTGGCAACAAATTTCTTCGTGCTGGGCTTGTTGCCGCCCGCCGAGCGTCTCCATATCGACTGGCTGACCTGGTTCCGGGAAGCCGCGCCTGTGGGAATCATCCTCTACGTGGGTGCGCTTGTGATCCTCCTCGTGTTATTTCGCCCGCAGCGGGCTCCCACGGTGTCGGTCGAGATGCTTCACCGGCAGGCGGCCGTCCTCGGCCCGCTCTCGCGGCAGGAGCGCACCACGATTGCGGCGCTGGCTGTGCTGCTCATCGGCCTGCTGGTGCAACCTCTTCTTCGCGTCGACACGGCGTGGCTCGGTGCAACGGCCCTGGTCGTGGTGCTCGCCGGAGGCGTCCTCGATCGAACGATGTTCCGCAGGGAGATCGAGTGGGGATTTCTTGTGCTCTTCGGCATCCTGGTCGGTTCCGGAGAAGTGTTCCGAAGCGCCGGGATCGACCAGTGGATTGCCGCGAGGCTGATCCCCCTTGTCCATGCCGTCGGGCATCCCGCACTCCTCGCGCCCCTCCTCGGCGCCTCCGTGGCGGTATGCCGGCTCGTGCTGCCAAGAGTTCCCGCGAATTTTCTGCTGAGCCTGGCGTTGGTGCCCGCGGCCCCACACCTGGGGCTCGCCCCCTGGCTCGTTGGGTTCATCGTGCTTACCGTCGGGAACACCTGGCTGCTTCCGAACCTGAGCGACTTCTACACGCTTCTTCGGGATGCCACCCGGGGCGAGATGTTCACGGAACGCGACGGGGTCCTCGTTGGCGCGGCGCTCACGCTCCTCGTCATCGTGGCAATTGCCGCAAGCGTCCCGTATTGGCGGGCCACGGGCCTCATCCGTCCGTAGCGACCTGATCCTCTATGCCGACACGGAGGCCTCCGCGTCTCGAACGCGGCACGACAGGACCCGCATGATCTTGACCACGATCGGCGGCGCCTTCTCCAACAGTTCGGAGAACTCGCGTCCACCGATGACGAGCAGGCGCATGTCCGACGCTGCTTCCACCGTGGCCGAGCGGGGCCCGCCATCGACGAGACTCATCTCTCCAAAAAAGTCGCCGGGGCTGAGGCGGACGGTTCGCCGGCGGCCGATGGTGACGGTAGCCCGCCCCTCGACGATGATGACGAGTTCGGCGCCGTGCTGGCCGGCGGTGGCCAACCGGCTCCCCGCCGGCACCGTGATCTCGTCGACGAGCCGTTCGATCTGCCCGAGCTGCTTCCGCGACAAATCCCTGAACAGCGGGATTTTTTGCAGCAGGGCCACCTTCTTGGATCGCTGGAACACGGGGCACCCTCCCTTCCAACGTGCAGTACGGCGAGCCTCAGATCAGGGCATCAATACGCGGCTATGCGGGCCGAGGTGGAAATGCGCCCCCTCCTTCCCGGCCTCGCAGGAGAAGGGCAGCGGGGACGACCCACAGCCGTCTGCGATCAACCGGTCAAGCGCCTGATCGGACCTGTTGGGGGCGTGGTGAAACGCGATGAGCCGCTTGACGTGGGCTGACTTGGCAAAGGCGACGGCATGGGAGATGGCGCTGTGGCCCCATCCGACATGCTGCGGGTACTCGGCGGCGGCATATTGAGCATCGTGGATGAGGAGATCCGCGTGTGCCGCGAGGTCGAACCCGGAGGTCCAGCCCGAAGGCACCGGGAGGTGGCGCACCCCCAGCGCCGGTTCGTGGTCGGGGATGTAGGCCATCACGCCCCCCTCATCGGCGATGCGGTAGCCCACCGTGGGGCCCGGATGGCACACCAGCGCAGCCGTGATCTGGAATCCGGCGATGGCAAAGCTCCCCAAGGGCACATCGTGGAACGTGAGGCGGCACGGCAGGTCATACAATCGAACGGGGAACAACGGCGGGCTGAGGTATCTGGTCAACCGCGTCTCGAGATCGAAGGTGGTCGACGATGGCCCCCAGATGTGGACATCCAGGTCGGAGCGTTCCAGCGGCCCGAAAAACCCAAGCCCGAGGATATGGTCCATGTGGAGGTGCGTCAGAAGGATGTCGACCCTGGCGACCTCCGGCTCAAGCGCGGCGCCCAGTCGCCGGATACCTGTCCCGGCGTCGAGGATGAGCAGCGTTCGATCTTCGCCCCGGACTTCGACGCAGGACGTATTGCCCCCGTACCGGACGGTATCAGGACCGGGGCTCGGCAAGGACCCTCTGGTGCCCCACAGTGTGATCCTCACACGCCCTCAGCACTCCAGAAGGCGGCCACTGCGCCGAGGTGCCGTCCGCTCAGCCCTGCAACCGGAAACGCCATGATCTCAATCAGCTTGGACCCCCCATCGAGCCCGGTGAATTGAATGATCCTGTGGGCGGGGCGGCCCTGCCGGAGGGCCACGAACAGCGGCAAGGCCTCCACGGGGAGCGGGGCACCATGCTCATCTTTTGGGTGGAAGATGGTCGACCAGACCCCCAGCTTCATTTCACCGGCCTCGTCGAATCGGCGCCCCAGCAGCAGCTCGGCGGGCTCGTTGTAGAAGAGCAAGGTCCCTTCCGCGTCCACCACAAAGATCGGGATGGACAGGTAGCCGGCGAGCTGGCGGATCAGGATGAGCTCGATCGGCTTCTGGGGCATGCATGTGCTTTCAACGTCATCCAGTCGTCAATCGCTCCGCCTGCCGGAGACGCCTGGAGAGCGTGCGCATGATTTTCCTCGTCATCGGCAGAGACTCGTCCAACAGCTGCCAGAACTCTCGGTACTTGAGGACCAACAACCGCATCGGGGTGGCCGCGTCGACCGTCGCGGAGCGAGGGTCTCCGTCGATCAGGCTCATCTCACCGAAGAAGTCACCCGGCCCCAGGTGAACGGTTCGTCCACGTCTGGTCGTCACCAGGGCGCGGCCGTCGACGATGATGAACATCTCACGGCCCGCCTCCCCGATGGTGGCCAGCCGATTCCCCATCGGGACCCCTACCTCATCCATCAACCGCGAAATCTTCGTCAGCTCTCGCGCCGAGAGCCCCGTGAACAACGTCGATTTCTCAAGCAATGCCGCTTTGCTGGACGCAGACGTTTGCGCCGGCATACGCCCCCCCCAACAAGACTGGTGCCCCAGATTCGGACTGTCGGCGGGACTTCCCTCTGCAGCGGCATCGGCGCCGGCCGATGCCCGGGCGGGCTACAATGGCCGCCAGCGTCGGTTGTTTCGGGCCAGGAGGGCGCGCGCGGCGTCGGGCCCCCAGGTCCCCGCGGCGTAGATCGGGGGCGGCTCGGCCGGCGACGATTGCTCCCACCACTCGAGCGCCGGTTCCACCAAGTCCCAGGCCTCCTCGACCTCGTCTCGACGGGTGAAGAGGGTGGAGTCGCCGAGGAGGCAGTCGAGCAGCAGCCGCTCGTACGCCGACATCTCTCCGACGTCGAAGGCGGTCCCGAACGTGAACCCCATGTTGACCGGGCGCAGGGTCATCGACATGCCGGGGACCTTCGCCACGAACCTGAGCGAGATCGCCTCGTCGGGCTGGATGTTCAGCGCCAGCAGATTGGGCTCGCTTGCGGCGCTGTCGCCGAAGAGCGGCAGCGGGGCCCGCTTGAACTGCACGGCGACCTCGGTCACCCGCTTCGGGAGGCGCTTGCCGCTCCGTAGGTAGAACGGCACGCCGGCCCACCGCCAGTTGTCGATGAAGAGCCGCATCGCGACAAACGTCGGCGTCCGCGATCCCGCCGGCACTCGGGGCTCCTCCAGGTATCCCGGCATCGCCTGTCCGTCGATGCGGCCGGGGCCGTACTGGCCGAACACGACGTTGCGCGAGACGCCGTCGGGGGCGATCCGCCGCGCGGCGCGTAGCACCTTGACCTTCTCGGACCGGACTGCGTCGGGATCGATCGCCACCGGGGACTCCATCGCCATCAGGGTCAGCAGTTGCATCATGTGACTCTGGACGATGTCGCGCACCACCCCCGCCGTATCATAGTAGCCGGCCCGCCCTTCGACCCCGACCGTCTCGGCCACCGTGATCTGGACGTGGTCGACGTAGTGCTGGTTCCAGATCGGCTCGAAGATCCCATTGGCAAAGCGAAACACCAGGATGTTTTGAACGGTCTCCTTCCCCAGGTAGTGGTCGATCCGGAAGATCTGGCTCTCGCGGAACACGCCGAGCAGCGTCCGGTTGAGCGCCTGTGCGCTGGCGAGGTCGCGCCCGAAGGGCTTTTCCACGATCACCCGCGTCCACGGGCGGCCGCCGTCGGCGCTCCGAGTCGGCCGGGCGACCAACCGGTGCTCACCGAGCCGGTTCACGATCTCCGCGTAGAGTTCAGGCGCGGTGGCCAGGTAGAAAAGCCGGTTGCCCGCGGTGCCCCGCTCGCGGTCCAGCCGGTCGAGCATTTCGCGCAGACGATCGTACCCGGCGGGATCGTGGAAGTCGGCCTGGACGTAGAAGATTCGACGGGCAAAGAGCTCCCACGTCGGCTCCCCCCCTGAAGGGGGGGCGTCGCCGAGCACCGACTTCGCCACCTCGCGCCGGAAGACGTCGTCGGTCATCGGCCGCCGGGCGAATCCCACCACGGCATACTCGGCCGGCAGCATGCCGAGCCGAGCGAGCATGTACAGCGCGGGCATGAGTTTGCGATGGGCCAGGTCGCCGGTCGCGCCGAAGATCACCACCGCGCACGGATCCGGCGCACGGCGGGCCCGCCGCTGTTCGCGGACGGGCGAGGGACTCGAGACCGCGGTCATCCGCTTTACGCGCCCCGGACCGCGTGACCGCCAAACTGGTTGCGCAGGGCCGCAAGAACCTTATCCCCGAAGTTCTCCTCCTGCCGGGACCGGAGGCGCTGCAGGAGCGAGAGCGTGATCACCGGCGCCGGGATGTTACGGTCGATCGCTTCCTGGACCGTCCACCGCCCCTCGCCGGAGTCCTCGACGTATCCGCGGAGCGTCCGGAGGTCGGGGTCGCTGCGAAACGCCCGCTCCGCGAGTTCGAGCAGCCACGACCGCACGACGCTCCCGTGGTTCCACAGGTCGCTCACCGCGCGTAGGTCGATCTTGTACGGCCCGTCGTGGAGGACCGCGAAGCCTTCCGCATAGGCCTGCATCATGCCGTATTCGATGCCGTTGTGGATCATTTTGACGAAGTGCCCGGCGCCGCTCGGGCCGACGTGGAGATACCCGCCCTCCGGTGCGAGGTCCCGAAACGCCGGCTCCACGACGCGCACGGCTTCCGGCGTCCCCCCCACCATCAGGCAGTACCCGACCGTGAGCCCCCAAATGCCTCCGCTGGTTCCGGCGTCAATGTACTGCAGGCCGCGCGCCTTCGCGGCCTCCGCCCGCCGCACCGAGTCCCGGTACCACGAGTTGCCGCCGTCGACGATGATGTCGCCCCGCCCGAGAAGCGGCGTCACGTCCTGGAGTGTGGCGTCGACCGCATCGCCCGCGGGGATCATCATCCACACCACTCGGGGGGAGGCCAGCTGGCCCACGAGTTCGGCGATCGAGGCCGCGGGGGTGGCGCCGAGTCCCCCCGCTTCCTTGCGTACTTCGGGCCGCCTGGCATACACCGCGATCTCGTGTCCGCGGTCGAGGAGGCGCTTCACCATGTTGCCGCCCATCCGGCCGAACCCGATAAAGCCCAGCTTCACGCGTCCACCCCCCTCAACGATTCCCACTCCTTCGTCGCGGTCCGCACCCGCGTCGTGCCGCGTGCGCCTACGCGGCGCGGAGCCTGCGTTCGATCGCGGCGAGGAGCTGGTTGTACGAATCCGCAAACGACTTCACCCCGGCATCGAGCACCCGCTGGGTGACGTCGTCGATACTGATCCCCACCTCGGGGAGCTGCCTGAACACGGCGTCCGCCTCGTCGAGCCCTTCCAGAAGCGCCCGCGGGTTCACCCGGCCGTGGTCTCGGAACGCCGCGAGCGTCTGGGGTGGAATCGTGTCGACGGTGTCGGGGCCCACGAGCGCTTCAACGTACAGGAGGTCGGGATACGCAGGGTTCTTCGTGCTGGTGCTCCCCCACAGCGGCCGCTGGACGCGCGCCCCACGGCCGGCCAGCGCTTTGAATCGCCCGCTCCCGAACTGCTCGCGAAACGTGCGGTAGGCCCGCTTCGCGTTGGCGATCGCGACCTTGCCGAGCAGACCCTGCAGGCGCGCCCGTTCGGCGGGATCGGAGGCATTCTGCAGCTTCGCCTCGAGCCGCTTGTCCGTCTCGGTATCGATGCGGCTGACGAAAAAGCTCGCCACCGAGGCCACGCGGTCGATGGGCTGGCCGGCGGCCACCCGGGTCTCCAGGCCCCGGAGGTAGGCCTCCGCGACTCGGCTGTAGGCCTGCACCGAGAACAGCAGGGTGATGTTGATGTTTCGGCCCTCCGCGATCATCGCCTCGATCGCCGGCACGCCTTCCGGTGTTCCGGGGATCTTGACCATGAGGTTCGGCCGGCCGATGCGCTCGATCCACTGGCGGACCTCCCGGACCGTGCCGGCCGCGTCGTGGGCCAGGAGCGGGGAGACCTCAACCGAGACAAACCCGTCCGCGCCCCCCGTCCGGTCGAACACGGGCCGGAGGATATCGCACGCCGCGGTGATGTCCTCGGCGACGAGGGTCTCGTATGCTTCGGTGACGCTCGCCCCTTTCGACCGGAGCCGGGCGAATGAGGCGTCGTAGTCCGGGCTCTCGGAGATCGCCTTCTCGAAGATCGTGGGGTTGCTCGTCACCCCCGAGAGGCCGTCCTCCTCGACGAGCCGGCGCAGCTCGCCCGACTGCAGCAGGTTCCGCTGGATGTAGTCCAGCCACACGCTCTGGCCCGCCTTGCTGAGCGCCAGAAGAGGGTTACGAACCGTGATCTCTTTCATCGCGTTTTCCGTCCTTTCTCCAGTACCGTCTTTGCGGCGTCGACCACGTGCTCCGGGGTAAAGCCCAGTTCGCGCATCACCACGGACCCCGGGGCCGAGGCGCCGAACCGGTTCACGCCGATGATCGCGCCGTCCAATCCAACGTACCGCTCCCAGCCGAACGGAGAAGCGGCCTCGATGCTCACGCGGGCCCGGACGGCCGGGGGAAGGACCTGATCCCGGTACGATCGCGCCTGGGCCTCGAATAGATCCCACGACGGCATCGAGACGACCCGGCTCCGAATCCCCTCCTTGACGAGCCGCTGGTGTGCCTCGACCGCGAGCGGCACCTCCGAGCCGCTGGCGATCAAGATCACCTCTGGCAGAGCGCCACCGGCCTCGGCCAGCACGTACCCGCCCCGCGCCACGCCCGACGCGGGAGCCAGGCTCGAGCGATCGAGCACCGGCAGTTTCTGCCGCGTGAGCACGATCCCCACCGGTCCTCCGGTGTGTTTCAGCGCAGCCCGCCATGCCTCGACCGTCTCGGTGGCATCCGCCGGCCGCAACATCATCATGTTCGGAATGGCGCGCAGGCTGGCCAGGTGCTCGATGGGCTGGTGGGTCGGTCCATCCTCTCCCAACCCAATGCTGTCGTGGGTCCAGACGTAGATGGCATGCGCCCCGCTCAACGCCGCCAAGCGCACGCTCGGCTTCATGTAGTCGAAGAACGTCAGGAATGTAGCGCCAAACGGGAGGACGCCGCCGTGGAGCGCCGCGCCGGTCAGGATGGCCGCCATGGCATGCTCGCGCACCCCGAAGTGCAGGTTGCGGCCGGCGTATCCCCAGACGCCTCCGGACGTGCCCTGCGGAGCCAGCCCATCCCCGGCGCTGCCGGCCGGGGCGGGGGGTTCGAAATCCCCCTGCCCTTTCATGTTCGTGCGCGTCGACGGGTCGAGATCCGCCGAGCCTCCGATCAGATTCGGCACGACTGCGGCAAGCGCGTTGATCACTTTGCTGCCCGCGTCGCGCGTCGCCATCTCGCCGTCCTTGAGCGTGAACGTCGGGAGCTTCGCCTCCCAACCCTCCGGAAGCGCGCCCGCGAGCGCGGACGTAAATTGCCCGGCCAGATCTGGATGAGAGGCCCTGTAGGCGGCGACCCGCCGCTGCCAGGCCGTTTCCAATTCCGCGCCGCGTTCCACAGCCTTGCGAAACTCCCGCAGCGCTTCGTCGGGGACGTAGAACGTCCGGTCTTCGGGCCAGCCAAGCGACCGCTTCGTTGCCCGCACCTCCTCCTCGCCGAGTGGCTCACCGTGCGCCTGGAATGTGTCCTGTTTGTGCGGGCTCCCGAATCCAAGGTGCGTCCTCGCCACGATCAGCGAGGGCCGGTCGTCGGCCGCGCGGGCCGCGCCGAGCGCGGCGTCCACCGCCCCGAGATCGTTCCCGTCGATCCGCTGCACATGCCAGCCGTACGCTTCGAAACGGGCGCCGACGTCCTCGGTAAAGGTGACGTTCGTCGTCGCGGACAGGCTGACGAGGTTCGCGTCGTACAAGACGATCAGGCGGCCGAGCCGGAGGTGGCCCGCGAGGGACGCCGCCTCCGATGCCACACCCTCCATCATATCTCCGTCGCTGGCGATGACGTACGTGTAGTGGTCAACGACGGAGTGCTCCGGCCGGTTGAACGTGGCCGCCAACCACCGTTCCACGATCGCCAGCCCGACACTGTTCCCAAACCCTTGGCCGAGCGGGCCCGTCGTGACTTCCACCCCGGGAGTGAGCTCGGATTCCGGATGCCCGGGGGTCCGGCTCCCCCACTGGCGGAAGTGCTTGATATCGTCCATCGTGAGATCGTATCCCGTCAAGTAGAGGAGGCTGTAGAGGAGCATGCTGCCGTGTCCGGCCGAGAGCACGAACCGGTCGCGATCCGGCCACTTCGGGTTCTTGGGATTGTGCCGGAGGTGGCGCGTCCACAAGACGTACGCCATCGTGGCCGCGCCCAGCGGCATCCCCGGATGTCCGGAGTGGGCGTGCTCCACGGCATCGATGGACAGG
This genomic stretch from bacterium harbors:
- a CDS encoding cyclic nucleotide-binding domain-containing protein, whose product is MFQRSKKVALLQKIPLFRDLSRKQLGQIERLVDEITVPAGSRLATAGQHGAELVIIVEGRATVTIGRRRTVRLSPGDFFGEMSLVDGGPRSATVEAASDMRLLVIGGREFSELLEKAPPIVVKIMRVLSCRVRDAEASVSA
- a CDS encoding PAS domain-containing protein: MPQKPIELILIRQLAGYLSIPIFVVDAEGTLLFYNEPAELLLGRRFDEAGEMKLGVWSTIFHPKDEHGAPLPVEALPLFVALRQGRPAHRIIQFTGLDGGSKLIEIMAFPVAGLSGRHLGAVAAFWSAEGV
- a CDS encoding MBL fold metallo-hydrolase — translated: MRITLWGTRGSLPSPGPDTVRYGGNTSCVEVRGEDRTLLILDAGTGIRRLGAALEPEVARVDILLTHLHMDHILGLGFFGPLERSDLDVHIWGPSSTTFDLETRLTRYLSPPLFPVRLYDLPCRLTFHDVPLGSFAIAGFQITAALVCHPGPTVGYRIADEGGVMAYIPDHEPALGVRHLPVPSGWTSGFDLAAHADLLIHDAQYAAAEYPQHVGWGHSAISHAVAFAKSAHVKRLIAFHHAPNRSDQALDRLIADGCGSSPLPFSCEAGKEGAHFHLGPHSRVLMP
- a CDS encoding SLC13 family permease — protein: MDHRHKVSSSPEPVDALLRCVPFFTDLDRVDIARLIGGLERVHVPAGTVIFSEGARADALYLLERGKVNITVRTADGDRSVAVLEAPQHFGDLGLLIARRTASARAITDVDAWRLPRERLEQVVRERPAIGLAMAASLATLIDERSRERVGATRSSAIEGDAAINIPHPARSVRWRAMGVVAALALPLALWSIPPVGGLTSKGWHVGVIVLGAGAAWLCQPVPDFVVALGMAAAWGITGLVPVSMAFSGFASPTWVLALGAVGLAAAMARSGLLFRLALLLLRFVPATHAGQICALLTGGVLTTPIVPMATARIATTGGLAQELAQGLGYSGRTQESAALAFAGLIGYASFSSVFLTGLATNFFVLGLLPPAERLHIDWLTWFREAAPVGIILYVGALVILLVLFRPQRAPTVSVEMLHRQAAVLGPLSRQERTTIAALAVLLIGLLVQPLLRVDTAWLGATALVVVLAGGVLDRTMFRREIEWGFLVLFGILVGSGEVFRSAGIDQWIAARLIPLVHAVGHPALLAPLLGASVAVCRLVLPRVPANFLLSLALVPAAPHLGLAPWLVGFIVLTVGNTWLLPNLSDFYTLLRDATRGEMFTERDGVLVGAALTLLVIVAIAASVPYWRATGLIRP
- the zwf gene encoding glucose-6-phosphate dehydrogenase, which gives rise to MTAVSSPSPVREQRRARRAPDPCAVVIFGATGDLAHRKLMPALYMLARLGMLPAEYAVVGFARRPMTDDVFRREVAKSVLGDAPPSGGEPTWELFARRIFYVQADFHDPAGYDRLREMLDRLDRERGTAGNRLFYLATAPELYAEIVNRLGEHRLVARPTRSADGGRPWTRVIVEKPFGRDLASAQALNRTLLGVFRESQIFRIDHYLGKETVQNILVFRFANGIFEPIWNQHYVDHVQITVAETVGVEGRAGYYDTAGVVRDIVQSHMMQLLTLMAMESPVAIDPDAVRSEKVKVLRAARRIAPDGVSRNVVFGQYGPGRIDGQAMPGYLEEPRVPAGSRTPTFVAMRLFIDNWRWAGVPFYLRSGKRLPKRVTEVAVQFKRAPLPLFGDSAASEPNLLALNIQPDEAISLRFVAKVPGMSMTLRPVNMGFTFGTAFDVGEMSAYERLLLDCLLGDSTLFTRRDEVEEAWDLVEPALEWWEQSSPAEPPPIYAAGTWGPDAARALLARNNRRWRPL
- a CDS encoding cyclic nucleotide-binding domain-containing protein translates to MLSGYAKWRHTKASHAIRTRFKVALIEKVPLFAGLSKREFSQIAGLVDEVEAPAGTRLATIGEAGHELFIIVEGEARVTTQPGRTASLRAGDFFGEMSLLDGEPRSATVEASTPIRLLVLGHREFWQLLDRTASLVHKIMHALCQRVRHAEKSVLDVKGTSVRA
- a CDS encoding cyclic nucleotide-binding domain-containing protein; protein product: MPAQTSASSKAALLEKSTLFTGLSARELTKISRLMDEVGVPMGNRLATIGEAGREMFIIVDGRALVTTRRGRTVHLGPGDFFGEMSLIDGDPRSATVDAATPMRLLVLKYREFWQLLDESLPMTRKIMRTLSRRLRQAERLTTG